The following coding sequences are from one Pelecanus crispus isolate bPelCri1 chromosome 15, bPelCri1.pri, whole genome shotgun sequence window:
- the MMP23B gene encoding matrix metalloproteinase-23 isoform X2 has translation MEMCKKKGIAAPQERRNKMVGGATGTRDNRRQADARMCQEDATSPGLHGVSASALHSPAFPPRPPARRKRYTITPGHLKWDHFNLTYKILSFPRNLINARDTRKGLAAAFRMWSEVSPFSFREVPRHVASDLKIGFYSINHTDCLESLIHHCFDGTTGELAHAFFPPNGEIHFDDHEYWILGNTRFSWKKGVWLTDLVHVAAHEIGHALGLMHSLNPNALMHINATLTGKKTISQDEVWGIHRLYGCKDRLFMCPSWAQKGFCEKRRKLMKKHCPSTCDFCYEFPFPTVPPTLPPPRTKTKTVSEGRNVTFRCGQKIIHKKGKVYWYKDKELLEYSYPGYLSLNEDHMSIIANAINEGTYTCIVKKKERILTTYSWRIRLKH, from the exons ATGGAGATGTg TAAGAAGAAGGGAATTGCTGCACCgcaagagagaagaaacaagatGGTTGGCGGAGCCACAGGAACAAGAGATAACAGAAGGCAGGCAGATGCCCGCATGTGCCAG gAAGATGCCACATCACCTGGTCTTCACGGAGTGAGTGCCTCTGCTTTGCACAGTCCAGCTTTCCCACCTCGGCCTCCAGCACGGAGAAAACGATACACGATCACACCAGGGCACTTGAAATGGGACCACTTCAACTTGACATACAA AATCCTGTCCTTCCCAAGAAACCTCATAAACGCCAGGGACACGCGCAAGGGACTAGCGGCTGCGTTCCGAATGTGGAGTGAAGTTTCGCCGTTCAGCTTCAGAGAAGTGCCGCGCCACGTAGCTAGTGACTTGAAAATAG GCTTCTACTCTATCAATCACACAGACTGCCTGGAGTCTCTCATTCACCACTGCTTTGATGGGACAACAGGGGAACTTGCCCACGCCTTCTTCCCACCCAACGGAGAAATCCATTTTGATGACCATGAATATTGGATATTGGGAAATACACggttcagctggaaaaaag gTGTTTGGCTTACAGATCTGGTACACGTAGCCGCTCACGAAATCGGACATGCCTTAGGACTCATGCACTCCCTGAACCCCAATGCCCTCATGCACATCAACGCCACTTTGACTGGGAAAAAGACCATCTCTCAAGACGAAGTCTGGGGAATTCACAGACTTTACG GATGTAAAGACAGATTATTTATGTGCCCATCATGGGCACAAAAAGGTTTCTGCGAGAAACGCAGGAAGCTGATGAAGAAGCACTGTCCGTCTACCTGTGACTTCTGCTACG AATTCCCATTTCCAACAGTCCCCCCTACTCTGCCCCCGCCAAGGACAAAAACCAAGACTGTTTCTGAAGGCAGGAATGTCACCTTCCGCTGTGGACAGAAGATAATTcataaaaaaggcaaagtttA CTGGTATAAAGATAAGGAGCTTCTGGAATACTCCTATCCAGGTTACTTATCCTTAAATGAAGATCACATGAGCATCATTGCAAATGCAATTAATGAAGGAACTTACACTTGTatagtgaagaaaaaagaaagaatcttGACTACTTATTCCTGGAGAATCAGACTGAAGCACTAA
- the MMP23B gene encoding matrix metalloproteinase-23 isoform X1 translates to MDRAEQLSADKRKSFLSVDKKKSSGCRTIVGFLCIFPVVALLAIVGDPAGAAVQTSQEDATSPGLHGVSASALHSPAFPPRPPARRKRYTITPGHLKWDHFNLTYKILSFPRNLINARDTRKGLAAAFRMWSEVSPFSFREVPRHVASDLKIGFYSINHTDCLESLIHHCFDGTTGELAHAFFPPNGEIHFDDHEYWILGNTRFSWKKGVWLTDLVHVAAHEIGHALGLMHSLNPNALMHINATLTGKKTISQDEVWGIHRLYGCKDRLFMCPSWAQKGFCEKRRKLMKKHCPSTCDFCYEFPFPTVPPTLPPPRTKTKTVSEGRNVTFRCGQKIIHKKGKVYWYKDKELLEYSYPGYLSLNEDHMSIIANAINEGTYTCIVKKKERILTTYSWRIRLKH, encoded by the exons ATGGATCGAGCAGAACAACTTTCTGCAGACAAAAGGAAGAGCTTCCTCTCGGTTGACAAGAAAAAGAGCAGTGGCTGTAGAACCATTGTGGGATTTTTATGTATATTCCCTGTGGTGGCTTTGCTGGCTATTGTGGGAGatccagctggagctgcagttcaGACAAGTCAG gAAGATGCCACATCACCTGGTCTTCACGGAGTGAGTGCCTCTGCTTTGCACAGTCCAGCTTTCCCACCTCGGCCTCCAGCACGGAGAAAACGATACACGATCACACCAGGGCACTTGAAATGGGACCACTTCAACTTGACATACAA AATCCTGTCCTTCCCAAGAAACCTCATAAACGCCAGGGACACGCGCAAGGGACTAGCGGCTGCGTTCCGAATGTGGAGTGAAGTTTCGCCGTTCAGCTTCAGAGAAGTGCCGCGCCACGTAGCTAGTGACTTGAAAATAG GCTTCTACTCTATCAATCACACAGACTGCCTGGAGTCTCTCATTCACCACTGCTTTGATGGGACAACAGGGGAACTTGCCCACGCCTTCTTCCCACCCAACGGAGAAATCCATTTTGATGACCATGAATATTGGATATTGGGAAATACACggttcagctggaaaaaag gTGTTTGGCTTACAGATCTGGTACACGTAGCCGCTCACGAAATCGGACATGCCTTAGGACTCATGCACTCCCTGAACCCCAATGCCCTCATGCACATCAACGCCACTTTGACTGGGAAAAAGACCATCTCTCAAGACGAAGTCTGGGGAATTCACAGACTTTACG GATGTAAAGACAGATTATTTATGTGCCCATCATGGGCACAAAAAGGTTTCTGCGAGAAACGCAGGAAGCTGATGAAGAAGCACTGTCCGTCTACCTGTGACTTCTGCTACG AATTCCCATTTCCAACAGTCCCCCCTACTCTGCCCCCGCCAAGGACAAAAACCAAGACTGTTTCTGAAGGCAGGAATGTCACCTTCCGCTGTGGACAGAAGATAATTcataaaaaaggcaaagtttA CTGGTATAAAGATAAGGAGCTTCTGGAATACTCCTATCCAGGTTACTTATCCTTAAATGAAGATCACATGAGCATCATTGCAAATGCAATTAATGAAGGAACTTACACTTGTatagtgaagaaaaaagaaagaatcttGACTACTTATTCCTGGAGAATCAGACTGAAGCACTAA